The following proteins are encoded in a genomic region of Arachis ipaensis cultivar K30076 chromosome B02, Araip1.1, whole genome shotgun sequence:
- the LOC107626885 gene encoding uncharacterized protein LOC107626885: MERIGSDLIPTNRAGIADDDKSSNRARLAIEIAMKCSGLPMSIVTTAKALKNQSDSVWEETLKTLERKKLTGTSEYSTKLSYQLLENEELKRIFLLCACLGQDALVSDLVRLCIGLDFLEGVYTVRDARDQVQMLLMHLEESGLLSNSYSNDRFTMQNLIRNAALLIASENNVFMLAKRKLDEWPDDDKLKRYTAIFLHQCDVEFPKNLKCPKLRVFHFHNNHQHFKIPKDFFGGMKELRALVLLGIDLSEMSSSMKYLTKLRKLCLEECINLDENLCIDVGKFMKNLRILSFSGSDIKSLPTEFKDLSKLQILDLSNCSQLKSIHAGVISSLTNLEELYMRNTLVEWRVDNNREETENKNASLSELGHLNQITNVDLQIPSVSHLPENLFFDKLHSYKIVIGSSSTHLEPDFKIPEKYQLLRYLAILEKDVGIHSQKGIKILFERVENLLLEELNGVQDIFYALNLKGFPCLKTLSIVSTSSIRYLINPQERKHPENAFPKLETLQIYKLDNMEQLCSRVSLSSSSFCKLKVVKIKLCGSLKNVFLMSMVKLLVALQTIEVSECNSLKEIVFAEDPQDANASKSLKFQELRTLTLKSLPEFHGFCSISSTAQQKVLLDEQVEFSKLERLELCSIQIHQIWNGKNPPFGKLVHLEVNGCDNLKSLLTLSMAINMKTLQSLSVSECDNMMHILLNENSNDTQSEKKVTIFPNLKSIKVRSMKTLSGICDNKLELPKASFEKLESLAIDECHKLDHVFTSNVVGIFQHVSNLSVTNCKSMKAIFETTASAWEKKRTSKDATPKLQDVHFESLPKLEYMFNMKIKQLEEILKLNNLHKIWVQDCKRLENIFSAPVAKTLENNLEELVVSDCSQLREIVAKKKEEDASTLNNLSIEQCDKLEPFREEIIDEQTKPALFPETVMNNLKSIQIEWRHATSSTNYDYRRDHLEELQLSRLKDTKILYSFLYSNPNMKNLCLNDASFEELVPLERLAKIESLGVVPQLKSLKLTDLPYLENIGFERDPILQRIESLVFQNCPSLKTIAPSDVFLSNLTKLEVVNSGTLKYLMSPSTARSLGQLNTMKVINCESLEELVSEEGQEDHKDNDDIIFKQLTTIELVSLKRLESFCRSKSCAFQFPSLEKFVVSACPELKSFSQEEHMKPPPKLGKVYVVHEKDKVEAYWTNNLQETIRDIFNKKIFFKGMEELSVSDDLAHLQQLWQCKGELFNNLKTLKLSDCELEPYAIPSNVIFSFKNLRELEVDSCKKITGIFEMNDTEIKETSFQLKKLTLKWLPNVKHVWNPEKQGILSFKSLQIVTVNGCEELRTLFPIALARDLKKLEELDVRGCDELSNIIEGGTVDEDLVFPCLTTLALCYLPNLTGFCSQKFTLPELNCLVVYDCNDQLELFQSQGEENQNSTSTAKQPLFMNITVNNLYCYSL; the protein is encoded by the exons ATGGAACGAATTGGGTCGGATTTGATACCCACAAatagg GCAGGAATAGCAGATGATGATAAAAGCTCTAATCGTGCACGGTTAGCTATTGAGATTGCCATGAAATGTTCTGGATTGCCCATGTCAATAGTTACAACGGCAAAGGCATTGAAAAACCAAAGCGACTCAGTTTGGGAAGAGACCCTTAAAACACTTGAAAGGAAAAAGCTTACAGGAACATCTGAATATTCTACAAAGTTGAGTTATCAACTTTTAGAAAATGAGGAACTCAAGCGTATCTTCTTGCTTTGTGCTTGTTTGGGTCAAGATGCATTGGTCTCAGACTTAGTGAGATTATGCATTGGTTTGGATTTTCTTGAAGGCGTCTACACAGTAAGAGATGCCAGAGATCAAGTGCAAATGTTGCTTATGCATTTAGAAGAGTCAGGTTTGTTGTCTAACAGTTATTCAAATGATCGTTTCACGATGCAAAACCTTATTCGCAATGCAGCTTTGTTGATAGCATCAGAAAATAATGTGTTCATGCTGGCGAAAAGAAAGCTAGATGAATGGCCTGATGATGATAAACTCAAGCGATACACTGCTATTTTCTTACATCAATGTGATGTTGAGtttcctaaaaatttaaaatgtccTAAACTGAGAGTATTTCATTTTCACAATAACCATCAACATTTCAAAATACCAAAAGACTTTTTTGGAGGAATGAAAGAACTTAGAGCGTTGGTTCTGCTTGGGATTGATCTCTCCGAAATGTCTTCATCAATGAAATACCTAACAAAACTCCGAAAGCTTTGTTTGGAGGAATGCATAAATCTAGATGAGAACTTATGCATCGATGTTGGCAAGTTTATGAAGAATCTAAGAATTCTAAGCTTTTCTGGATCTGATATTAAAAGCTTGCCCACTGAATTTAAGGATTTGTCAAAGCTGCAAATTCTTGACTTAAGTAATTGCTCCCAACTAAAATCAATTCATGCTGGTGTAATATCTAGCTTGACTAATTTGGAGGAGTTGTACATGAGAAACACTTTGGTTGAATGGAGGGTGGATAATAATAGAGAGGAAACTGAAAACAAAAATGCTAGTCTTTCGGAGTTGGGACATCTAAATCAGATAACAAATGTTGACTTACAAATCCCAAGTGTTTCCCATTTGCCAGAAAACTTGTTCTTTGATAAACTGCATAGCTATAAAATTGTAATTGGCTCGTCAAGTACACATTTGGAGCCAGATTTCAAGATTCCGGAGAAATATCAACTGTTGAGGTATTTGGCAATACTGGAGAAAGATGTTGGCATTCATTCTCAGAAAGGGATCAAAATATTGTTTGAAAGGGTTGAGAATTTGTTGCTGGAAGAACTCAACGGTGTCCAAGACATCTTTTATGCACTGAATTTGAAAGGGTTTCCATGTCTTAAGACTTTGTCCATTGTGAGTACTTCTAGCATTCGATATTTGATCAACCCACAGGAGAGGAAGCATCCTGAGAACGCTTTTCCGAAACTGGAGACATTGCAAATCTACAAGCTCGATAACATGGAGCAACTATGCTCTCGCGTGTCACTTTCATCATCCTCATTTTGTAAACTGAAAGTTGTCAAGATTAAGCTTTGTGGTTCATTAAAGAATGTCTTTTTAATGTCTATGGTCAAGCTTTTGGTTGCTCTTCAAACAATTGAAGTTTCGGAATGTAACTCTCTAAAGGAGATTGTGTTTGCGGAAGATCCACAAGATGCTAATGCGTCGAAGTCTCTTAAGTTTCAAGAATTACGCACTTTGACCTTAAAATCATTACCTGAGTTTCATGGATTCTGTTCCATTTCATCTACAGCGCAACAAAAAGTATTGTTGGATGAACAG GTTGAATTCTCAAAATTAGAGAGATTAGAGTTGTGCTCTATCCAAATCCACCAAATATGGAATGGCAAAAATCCTCCTTTTGGAAAATTGGTACACTTGGAAGTGAATGGTTGTGATAATTTAAAAAGTTTGTTAACATTGTCTATGGCTATAAATATGAAGACTCTCCAAAGTCTATCTGTCAGCGAGTGTGACAACATGATGCATATTCTTCTCAACGAGAACAGCAATGATACTCAAAGTGAAAAGAAG GTTACCATCTTTCCAAATTTGAAGAGTATTAAAGTGAGAAGCATGAAGACTTTGAGTGGGATATGTGATAATAAATTAGAACTCCCAAAAGCCTCTTTCGAAAAGTTGGAGAGCCTAGCCATTGATGAGTGTCATAAACTGGACCATGTTTTCACTTCTAATGTGGTGGGAATATTTCAGCATGTAAGCAACTTAAGCGTTACCAATTGTAAGTCAATGAAAGCTATATTTGAGACAACGGCTTCAGCTTGGGAAAAGAAGCGAACTTCTAAGGATGCAACACCCAAGTTGCAAGATGTTCATTTTGAATCACTTCCAAAATTAGAGTATATGTTCAACATGAAGATAAAACAGCTTGAAGAGATTCTTAAGTTAAACAATTTGCATAAAATATGGGTTCAAGATTGTAAAAGGTTGGAAAATATATTTTCTGCTCCTGTCGCTAAAACACTTGAAAATAATCTTGAAGAGCTTGTGGTCTCGGATTGCTCTCAATTGAGGGAAATTGTtgccaagaaaaaagaagaagatgccaGCA CACTGAACAACTTGTCTATTGAACAATGTGACAAGTTAGAACCATTCAGAGAAGAAATCATAGATGAACAAACAAAGCCTGCCCTCTTTCCTGAAACG GTAATGAACAATTTGAAGTCAATTCAAATTGAGTGGAGACATGCAACGTCATCGACTAACTATGATTATCGAAGGGACCATCTAGAAGAGCTTCAATTATCTAGACTGAAGGATACTAAAATTCTGTATTCTTTCCTTTATAGCAATCCTAATATGAAGAATCTATGCTTGAACGATGCTTCTTTTGAAGAATTGGTGCCTCTTGAAAGGCTTGCTAAGATTGAAAGCTTAGGTGTTGTCCCACAGCTGAAAAGCTTGAAGCTAACAGATCTACCTTATCTTGAGAACATTGGCTTCGAAAGAGACCCCATTCTTCAAAGGATAGAGTCATTGGTTTTTCAAAATTGCCCAAGTTTGAAAACCATAGCACCTTCTGATGTATTTCTCTCTAACTTGACAAAGCTTGAAGTGGTTAACTCTGGCACATTAAAATATTTAATGTCACCATCAACTGCTAGAAGCTTGGGTCAACTCAACACCATGAAGGTAATTAATTGTGAATCTCTTGAGGAACTTGTATCAGAGGAAGGACAAGAAGATCATAAAGACAATGATGACATCATTTTCAAACAATTGACGACAATTGAACTTGTGTCTCTCAAGCGCCTGGAAAGCTTTTGCAGGTCCAAGAGTTGTGCGTTTCAGTTTCCATCATTAGAGAAATTTGTGGTGAGTGCTTGTCCCGAATTGAAAAGTTTCTCCCAAGAAGAACACATGAAACCGCCGCCCAAGTTGGGAAAAGTATATGTTGTCCATGAAAAAGACAAGGTGGAAGCGTACTGGACAAACAATTTACAAGAAACAATACGAGATATATTCAACAAAAAG ATATTTTTCAAAGGCATGGAGGAATTAAGTGTTTCTGATGATCTTGCTCATCTACAACAACTATGGCAATGCAAAGGAGAATTGTTTAACAATTTGAAAACTTTGAAGCTGAGTGATTGTGAGTTAGAACCATACGCAATTCCATCAAATGTTATTTTCAGTTTCAAGAACTTAAGAGAATTGGAAGTGGATAGCTGCAAAAAAATAACAGGAATTTTTGAAATGAATGATACTGAGATCAAGGAAACATCGTTCCAACTGAAGAAGCTAACTTTGAAATGGCTTCCAAATGTGAAACATGTGTGGAACCCGGAAAAACAAGGAATTCTCAGCTTCAAAAGTCTACAAATAGTGACTGTCAATGGCTGTGAGGAATTGAGAACTCTATTTCCTATAGCCTTGGCCAGAGATCTTAAGAAGCTTGAGGAACTTGATGTTAGAGGATGTGATGAGTTATCCAATATTATAGAAGGTGGAACTGTTGATGAAGATCTTGTGTTTCCTTGTTTAACCACATTGGCATTGTGCTATTTGCCAAATCTTACTGGCTTTTGCTCTCAGAAGTTCACTCTGCCTGAGTTAAATTGCTTAGTGGTATATGATTGCAATGATCAACTGGAGCTATTTCAGAGTCAAGGAGAGGAAAATCAAAACAGCACTTCAACTGCTAAGCAACCACTTTTCATGAATATAACGGTAAATAATTTATATTGTTATTCGTTATAA